A window of Pleuronectes platessa chromosome 20, fPlePla1.1, whole genome shotgun sequence genomic DNA:
aataatagCTTATAATACACATGATTAGTACCTTTAGGGATCTCAGAGTTCTCGCCCACGCCTCCGCACAGCGACAGCGTGACGTCAGGGAGGTCTCCGGCCGAGTCGGACAGACACTCGGTGCCACTGTCCGCCGCAGCGCTGCCCACCGACTGTGGCGACTGAGACCCAGAGCGCCCCCCCATCTCCACCCAGAGTTTAGGAACCTGCTCAGActcactggaaacacacacgctcCAGTTTAACACATTAAAGTCCCTCAGTCTCAGTGATATGACTTATTTTCTTCATTCTTCAACCTGCTGGAGGTGATTCTCATCAAACTCATTTTGAAGCAGCTATTTTAAGGTAATAGTTTGAGGAAGTGAATCCGACTTCATTGGTTGGTACCTCTTGGGGAAGTAGCGGGCGACCACATCCGGCTCGAGTGCGTTCAGGTCATCCAGGTAAATGTCTTCAGGGCCCTGAtgctgactcctcttcctcacgccTGAGTGAAACGAAGACGAGTCTGCTGAGAAAACGCTGAATGCATTAGTTTCACTTCCCTTTTCGACTCAGGCCCAAACAGAAACCACATCCTTCCTGTTAACATTCACTCACACAACGCTTCTGTGTTGACAACCATCATGTAGTCTTAGACCTTAAAATAACAATGCTTCTTCACTTCTTTAGACTAATTTAGGATGAGGGTATTGCAGCGTTTCCCCCGAGTCTAAGAAGTTCCATATGGTCCCTATACAGACACTTGTCCTTACGTCTCTTTTCATTAAAGGTCATTTTTTGGTTTGTGAACCTCATTGTTTTTATAACCCGAAGTGAGCTATGTTACCTCTCCTGCTGGACGGGGAGTCTGTGGGTTTGGACGAAGCTTCTGTCTCGACACAAACAGCCGCAGCGTCTCCGGCTGCTCTGCTGCCTCCGCTGGCGATAGAGCGGCTGTCCCTGCGACTGGGCGGCGAGGACGTCCACCGGGTCTTCCGCTCTTTTTTCGTATTGGGGTCGGAGTTATTCGGACTCGGCTCAGAGGTGAAACGGCTGCACACTGAATTTGAGAGGTCGGGTTGGTGCTGTTCGATGTTTGTGTTGGGCTGCAAAGTTCCAGCCGTCTGTGGTTTGATGGTCCGAGGCTCCGGTTTAACAATACTGCAAATGGGATACGTGTCCCTCGCTCTTTCCCTCAagccctcctccatctcttcgGCGCTCAAGATAACCCTGAAATGTGTTTTGCCCACGGGAGTGATGGTCAACACCTTTGGCACGGGTTTGTCCTTCTTGTTGACCTGAATGAAAGACAGTGAGGCACAAAGTAAAGCTTTAATATACGTAGATGtattatataaatgtttaaagcAGAGTCTACGAGTCTAGATCTGAGCCGTTACCCTGGTAGATTCTGGAAACTCCCCCCACGTCCACTGCATGTGGGACTCGGCCCTGAGTGAGCTCCCTGTCGACTTCACCATCAGCTCAGAGTCGCTCTTGGGCGACGTGGGCTCGGACATCTCCctgctgcaggaaaaacactgtTTCACTGAGTCGGCTGTAACGGCCGGGTGGGAGAGGGTTGTTTTACTCGGCCCTGTCTGTTTTGATGAAGTgattttgaaatgttgtttcTTCTCCCTGCTTGTATGAAcagtgtaaatgtgtaaatggacagcgtgtgggtgggggggtcgtACCTGGAGCAGGGGGACCAGTCGCCGTCGGAGAAGGGGTAGCTGTCCCATTCGAGGGTGGTGACAGGGGAGTGTTGTTTGTGGTCATTGCTGTTCATCGTGGAGACAGAAGAGGCCCTGGAGACGGGAGACGATGACATCAACAAAAGGTCCACAACAAAGAACAATAAACAATCGACTGtaattaaagatggatgacgcgtcTCCACTTGTCGTGCAAAAATCTGTCCGAACCGGTCCGAGCCTGAGAGACAACTAACCAAACCGGACAAGAATTCAGTCTTTTGTGTCCGAGCCTGATAAAGCCTGATGTTTTCCCTGATTTAGACTTTTTCGTTGCGTCCATGTCCAATTATCTAACATGGAAGAGGCTTGGCTTATGAGGTGttctccaccagggggcgatccaggtGTTTCGGCTTCACCTTTGGGGGGCTgtcgtgtcatccatctttataggAGATTCTAAGCAACAGACCTAACGTCTCCACTCACCGTCCGTTGTGTGCATTGAGCTCCTCGTCTGAACTGAGCTCACACAGCTCCAGCTCTGTGCCTGCAGCTGTGGCCGCTTGCTCCTCCTTGCGAGGCTCAGCTTTGTGCTTCCTCCGgcgcctcttcttcttcttgcctcCTGAGCTGGAGCAGGGCTGGAGGTTTCCAGAGGCCGGGTCCTCCGGACTCAGACCGATCTCCGCCGCTGATCCCCCGCCTCTTGGCTCTCTGCTCCGGAACGGAAGCTCCTCCGTGGGGATGGGCGAGGTCACCAGGTGGGCCGGGACGATGTCCTGTGTCGGGGGAGGAGACATCAACGTGATTGATTTCTATGAGTGAACATCTTAATTTGATCCACCTACTGTACAGAACTCACATTGTGCTCCTGAACAAAAAAAGCCTCTCCGTTGTCTCCAAGCTTCATTTGTAGCTCCACAGGTTCTCCATTGATTTCTATGTCAATCTGTAGAGTCAAGCAGAAACACTTGGGGATAACAGTTGAAGTCGatgtgctgaaaacaaaaacacgtgattTTAGTTTGCTCTATCcgttttcctgttgttgtgaatgtgtttgatcCGACAATCTCCTGCTACGTTCATCTTATCTGAAACagactctggaaaatgtccagaccctATTTTTCTCCTGAGTTCACGTCTGAAAATAACTTGATAGCTGCCACGGCACCATGTTCTCCTCAGTTGGCCTCAGGTTTTCAACAAGCATGTATGAGGTGTTAAAGCACCACAGGAATGTGAACAATACGGTTCGTGGATCAAACTGTGCCACAGATTTACCGGAAGAATTAGAGTTAatccacagagaaaaacagggaACAGCTTGTACCACAACTTCTGTCCCTGGATTTAACAAACTGGGGTTTTCTCTCAATTGTTTAAAAACAAGTTGACGTATGACTGAAAATCTAAATTGTTCACCAGCTTGAAAAAATTGGTGACACCCAAATGATTTAAGTTCTTTCAAATCAAAAGTGTCAACTTACCCAACAAACTTAATTCATTTAAGTTTTAATAACTGAAGTATGTTACCAACTGGAGTAAGTTCTTCTAAGTTGGGAAACAATTTACTTTTTTCAGTATAGTTTGTGAAGCCCAAACTATTTATTGGTTGATCCTTTTCATTATGAACTTTTCACATATCAATATCATCAATGCATTTATGTTTGCAAGTATCAAAACTTTAATTTACAGGGTAAACGATGCATacaatatgtatatttatgtaattttttGCATAAATTGTATGTATTTGGTTgttttcgttgttttggttttattcatattgtttagaataaataataaagtttatggttaaactgtaaaaaggGTTTGATATTGAAAACATTGCCAActcttttttttactatttgcaTCAGCTTATATAAATCTTATCACTCTGTAGTGCACAGAAAAGTCTCCTTCAACCTTTAATTATCAGAAAGTTTGTTAAAATTAATCAAAATTGACATTTAATAAGAGGTAAGGATAGGGTATAACTCTTCCTGGTTGTTTCCTCACAGTGACACAGGATGTTTTTGAGCCCACAGGCTTTTCAGAGTCTTATCTGTGACTGTTTGCTGCTCGCTCTGTCTCCGTGCTCGTCTGTGGCAGATAAGACTCTTCTGTGAGACACTCGTCTTCAATGGGATAAATCTTAACAAGGTGGGAGGACACAGTAAGAGGGTAAGTTGAGATTTAGCCTGTTTGTCCCACCACCGCAGGGACGACTACACACAGAGGCTATAAATAGAGCGAGAGGGCGACCTGCTCCAGTGAGAAGCCGAGTGACGGAAATACTTCAAGCGTCACAGTTTTACTTCATGTCCTCAGGCGCCTGAGTCTGTTTTGCTAGGAGGACTGAAATCTAACTAGCAGCTattgatatataaataaataaaggagctTTTTTAGATTTTAGAGGTTGCCCAATTAATTAGGTATTACTTCTTATCACCAGTTAATCCTCCTTAATCTGCAGAATGCCAGATTTGCACAGAGACAACAGGTTCTGATTGTTGATATAAAACTGGTTGTAAGAAAATGCAATAATTACTCATGTTGATAAcagataataaaatgttattgttttcccTTCTACAAAATGTTGGCTCACCACTTTCTCCCTGGAGCGCAGCACTCCCAGTTTACCGAAGCGGACGTGGAACGGGGAGCACTGGAAGGTCCCGTCAGGCTGTCGCACCACGATCACGTCAATGCAGCCGGACAGAGTCGCCTGATTAATACCCTTGTACAGCTCCTTTACTGTCACCAGCACCTGGCCCGCCAGCTGCCCCACGAAGTTCATGGTGTCCACCTgtccacaaacacacctgaattACCTGCAGaataaaacatctaaacatccCCCCCTGAAATCCTGTTGTCCAGTATAGTCTGCAAAGAAAAGCCAAGCTGGTCCCTAAACACAGAGGTTCTCTCCCATTTTCCTCAACTGAGAGCTGAGCTGATCAGGTCCTTGATTGCAGCAACACATCGGCTGCAGAGGAGACACTCAGTGTTTCTGTCTCCATAAAGAAGACAAAGACAAGCAGCTTAGGTCGATAGGAGACTTTTAAAATGCCTGTCGGTGTGAATGGTTCTTTCTGTGTGTCaggccctgtggtggactggagATCTGTCCAGGGTGAAGCCCAAATTTTGTGTTTATATCTTCTGGCTTTGAACATAGATGAGGCAGATTTATATCTTTGTGGTTTAGCAAATAggttaaaagcatttgaatgtgctgtaaatacttgctttttgtgtttatttataattcACTTTGGCTAATGAGGCTACAAGGACATAGGGCAATGTCAGTGTGGGGGATTTCTAAAACATAAAGCTAAGGAAAATCTGTAAATCTGTAATGGACAAAGACTTGGAAGTTTGAGTCCAGGTCGACTGAATGCTGATATAAAAAAGAATCTGTGCATCTGAACTCGGCATCAACACGATGTCACAGCGCTTCTCCACACAGCTGTGATCAGTGCACGGGGACGGATGTGGTTGAACCTGATCCTCGTCAACCTCGACTTTCAGAATCGTCCTCAGTGTCTTTCCAGAATGTCACGTTATATTTTCATGTTATTTCACGAGCCTTTTAATGTTTATTACATAATGTTATCATCCAAAGCAATTTATGACAGAGCGACAACTTTGAGTGGCATTGGTTTCTAGGTGATCTTCAAAATGTAACTCCTGAACAGCTCTTTTTtactgccctgtgtgtgtgtgtgtgtgtgtgtgtgtgtgtgtgtgtttcagtattGAACACAATGGACTAAATCGGAGCTGCATACCAGCTGATGGACTTTGACACCATTCAGTTTCTATGACTGGCAGCTTCTGCACCAGCTAAACTCGAATGAACTCAGAGGACGGcgaagagaaaatacaaaataaaccgtCTGTTGAAAGTAAACAACACTAAATTATATCAACCACAATATGACTATGTACAGTAAGACTGGTTATTATGGCAATGGATACCATGATGGAGAAGTTTCTACCACAACATGTTGTTCATGCTCAGATGAAggtttcagtttcatttgacGTCACCGTGTCTAGTTGCAAATAAATCAGGGTAACAACTCTATGGTAACATATTTACTGTGTGTGGTAAAGACTATAAAAATCTTCCCATAATAGCATTTAACATAATTTAATATGTTCTGCGGAGGTTCAGTGTTTGGGTGACAGGGTTAGAAACTAATTGGTTTCATATTTGTGGATTTGAATGTCAAACACGTCACATTGGACTCTGGAAACTGTGACACtcattttttcacatttgtttgGACTAAACAATATTCGATTATCAAACAATAATCTGCAGATTAATCGATGATTAAAATCCCTGTTAGCAGCCCTATCAGAAATCACCAGATTGTTAGAGGAAAACTGTGAACGCTTCAAATAGATTCCTACTAAAACGTCCAGTCAGATATTTATCTTTATAAAGCGCAAAGGATAATAATGGCCCAGACTTAAAAAGTCCCAAACTCACCAGAGTCCAGGAGGACTTGCGGTGCAGCCGCTGGTCCTGCTGCTCTATGGGAAACGGCTCTGAGAGCTCCATGTGTCCCCACCAAGATCTAACAGGAGCCCTGGATCTGGTCTGCATGGACCGTCCTCAGCCTACCTACTCCTGCTCCACACGTCCCACAACCTCTCTAACCCCACAGCCACAGGACTACCCCCAAGCCTGAGCCCTTACTTAACCCCTCACTCTGAGGTGGGGACCACTGCCACTCAAACCCACTGAGGGAGTTAGACTGGAGCAGTTTGGATATATAGGTATATGGCTCATACTGTAAATAAAGTAGGACGACATGattgctccctaaaagtgaagccaaatcatcgttgtcgccccctggtggatgtcTGCAGTATGGTTCATtatccctgtctcctccatgttagttgatgggacaCGGAACACACAAAAGggtcaaaatacacatcaaatgAATTTTCTAAtttggtttgtgtcattttaggtaATTATTATCACACGCATCTATGTTCAGGTGTTTTCTGatgagtttggtttaaattgGTTATTTGAGGCTATAGAATTatggtgaaacgtcatgattgacagctgagaccgacttGTGATTGTTTGAGCTTGATGTTACAAGAGTTTAAAGCTTCGACACATTAACTTGATCTCCATGGATACAGtacaattataataaaatgataatGAGCTGACCGAGCTCCTAAACTTTACAGGTCCAGGTTCCTTCTCGAGCCAGAGATTGAGGACGAATCAAGCACAACCAGTTCTCATCCACACGACCCATGACACTCCCTGTTTGGAACGAGGGGACCTTAAAGAGGTGTTAATCCTGTTCACTGGATTAGGACTAATCTAGCTTTCCCTGTCTCTGAATGTTCTTCCTGCTCGATGCGTCCAAGTGTCCAACGTTAGGTTTCCTGtcactgatgttttaatttcagACATAAAtaccaaacaaatcaaattagtACCACAGGGTTTTGACTCAACTGTAAATTGAGGATCCAGATAAGGAAGCAACTAAGGATTAATTTCAGTtttaattcttttattttttttaaattgtgaaacAAATGTCCATCAAAGGTTCTCAACACCTTAAATCtggaaaatgttaaatttaaagtgAGGCGGGtcaataaaacaacatcatcaaTTATCCCAATATAAAGCAAAACTTGTCAATGTTTTGCTGATTATCAAGTTTTTAATTTTCTGCTAATAAAGAAGAGTATAAAACCACAACCGTCACTCAGGGGCAACAATCAGTCTTTACACAAGTATAATGTGACACTTATCTTGATAATTATGACTGATATTGAAATTATGATATACTTTTTGCCCATATTGCTCAGCCCTTGTTAAAAATAAGAAGTGGCAAAGTagcatatacaaaaaaaaaattctagtgCCTCCAATAACTTTTAATTCACTTAAGATGATAAAACTGTAATAAATATCAGAGATctgaatttaacatttattgacatgtatgaaaatatttatatcgataaataaaaatgtagtcATATCATTCAGCTGCAGCTAAAAGTGAAGCACCAAATCCTCACCacttaaaatgcatatattacatattaaaaTATCTCATACAGTGAATCAGTTATTAAAATTATAGCAACAGAGATACAACAGCATAAATCTCAGTTAATATTTTACTCTCATATCCCAGATCATATGTGAGACAGTATGTTGATGTGTACATCTCTTAAATCCGAGGACAGGCTACTGTTAAACACAATCAAGCAACAATCATCCCCACAGGATCTGAGGTTCATGATATATTTAAACTGTGATCCACAGCCTCACGTGCACCTGTAGATGATGTTAATGTGACTTTCATCTCATGATTGGACATTATAACCTTCAGGTGTCTACAGATATGATGCGTTCAGGGACACAGAACAATCTTTTCATTGAAATAGAAAGAGAAACAATGCACATTCATAATTTGCTGTTGTAAAACCAATGTTTCCTCTCTCGTGCTCACCGCTAATTTCCGCTGTCGCCCTTTCACATGCGATGTTCACGATCACACAGGAAACTTTAACAAGCACTAACTCAGAGtctaagttattattattattattatatacatgtatacagAGGATAATGAGAGGTGAAATGATCGTAcctgcaacagcagcagcagcagcaggagaagtctctatctctctgtctgctgtctctctctctctctctctctctctctctctctctctctctgctgctgctgctgctgctgaagccgCCGCCGCACCACGTGACCGCGCACCGCTCAGCCTACACGTGATCATCCTGCACCTCCCGCACGAGGACACTAAAGTTAATTATCAGAGAGGCAatgtacatgtatatatttataatatagttTTACAACGCACTGCcacttgttattgtttgtgtgctgaacGTTGagcttgttttattgttgtaacCTTGTCAGCACTTTGGACATGGGCCAAATTAAAAAGGTCAAAGTAGCCCACGTATTCAAttaatggtttctgtcattttaaatatttcacatgGTGTTTTCTTATTCAATTAGTTATAAGATGCTGTAaaaacgagggggggggggggggggggcatcacgattgacagctgagaaggACTTGGTGGAGCATGTATTGAACGGTTCGAACCTCCAATTGCTATGGTGAATGAATAAATCATTTGTAAaataacatatgtatatatatatatcagttatTACATTTACTGGGACAAGGTTAATTCGCCACCTTCTCCgttctgaggtcagaggtcggctccagcagcagagcagcagcagccctgcaGACGGTGGAGGATTTCCAGGGATTCGCTCCTGCACAGCTCAACAGGGCGGAACATTTCCACAACACAGGTTTTGGCTGAGCCTGAGACGTCAGCTCCAGGACCGAGTGTCACCAGATAAATGAGCAcgaagaggaagaaaggaagtgAACCGGCCTCTGCCTCTGGAAGGGGAAGTATCATATCTTCATGAGCAGCTGAGTCACTGGGGATAGGCTCATTTACGTGTGTGACATTAACACATCTTATCTCTTCAGTTTCGATATGTCTGTGAAATGTCAACATCTTCCCACCTGCAATCCTGTTTacgctttttaaaaacattattacCCTGcacatattattttatatttctgtgtttATATTGCATGTATACTTTTTATGCCTCAGCGCAGGTGACAACCagcgatatctcaagaacaccttGAGGGGAAAGTTACAAACTGTGAAGTTCCAGGTCATGATGACGTAAAAAATCTTGTTTGTTA
This region includes:
- the LOC128425993 gene encoding phosphatidate phosphatase LPIN2 isoform X2, with product MNFVGQLAGQVLVTVKELYKGINQATLSGCIDVIVVRQPDGTFQCSPFHVRFGKLGVLRSREKVIDIEINGEPVELQMKLGDNGEAFFVQEHNDIVPAHLVTSPIPTEELPFRSREPRGGGSAAEIGLSPEDPASGNLQPCSSSGGKKKKRRRRKHKAEPRKEEQAATAAGTELELCELSSDEELNAHNGRASSVSTMNSNDHKQHSPVTTLEWDSYPFSDGDWSPCSSREMSEPTSPKSDSELMVKSTGSSLRAESHMQWTWGEFPESTRVNKKDKPVPKVLTITPVGKTHFRVILSAEEMEEGLRERARDTYPICSIVKPEPRTIKPQTAGTLQPNTNIEQHQPDLSNSVCSRFTSEPSPNNSDPNTKKERKTRWTSSPPSRRDSRSIASGGSRAAGDAAAVCVETEASSKPTDSPSSRRDSSSFHSGVRKRSQHQGPEDIYLDDLNALEPDVVARYFPKSESEQVPKLWVEMGGRSGSQSPQSVGSAAADSGTECLSDSAGDLPDVTLSLCGGVGENSEIPKEKFMEHIITYNDFVENPGIIDNPNLVVRIANRYYNWTLAAPLILSMQAFQKSLPKATEEAWVKEKMPKKSGRWWFWRKSSVKQSSTETKLERQESLTRENPALHQAPETQHKTSEWSSDDETKELSAAAPALMPIEREQTEDPAPCPSYKKSLRLSSDQISSLKLRDGLNDVSFSITTQYQGTCRCVGTIYLWNWDDKVIISDIDGTITKSDVFGQILPQLGKDWTHQGIAKLYHSVHENGYKFLYCSARAIGMADMTRGYLHWVNDRGTLLPQGPLMLSPSSLFSAFHREVIEKKPEKFKIECLTDIKNLFFPNKHPFYAAFGNRDSDVFAYKQVGVPVCRIFTVNPRGELILEQAKGNKTSYSRLSELVEHVFPLRSSEHSATFSCPEFSSFCYWRQPIGELRLEELL
- the LOC128425993 gene encoding phosphatidate phosphatase LPIN2 isoform X1, translating into MNFVGQLAGQVLVTVKELYKGINQATLSGCIDVIVVRQPDGTFQCSPFHVRFGKLGVLRSREKVIDIEINGEPVELQMKLGDNGEAFFVQEHNDIVPAHLVTSPIPTEELPFRSREPRGGGSAAEIGLSPEDPASGNLQPCSSSGGKKKKRRRRKHKAEPRKEEQAATAAGTELELCELSSDEELNAHNGRASSVSTMNSNDHKQHSPVTTLEWDSYPFSDGDWSPCSSREMSEPTSPKSDSELMVKSTGSSLRAESHMQWTWGEFPESTRVNKKDKPVPKVLTITPVGKTHFRVILSAEEMEEGLRERARDTYPICSIVKPEPRTIKPQTAGTLQPNTNIEQHQPDLSNSVCSRFTSEPSPNNSDPNTKKERKTRWTSSPPSRRDSRSIASGGSRAAGDAAAVCVETEASSKPTDSPSSRRADSSSFHSGVRKRSQHQGPEDIYLDDLNALEPDVVARYFPKSESEQVPKLWVEMGGRSGSQSPQSVGSAAADSGTECLSDSAGDLPDVTLSLCGGVGENSEIPKEKFMEHIITYNDFVENPGIIDNPNLVVRIANRYYNWTLAAPLILSMQAFQKSLPKATEEAWVKEKMPKKSGRWWFWRKSSVKQSSTETKLERQESLTRENPALHQAPETQHKTSEWSSDDETKELSAAAPALMPIEREQTEDPAPCPSYKKSLRLSSDQISSLKLRDGLNDVSFSITTQYQGTCRCVGTIYLWNWDDKVIISDIDGTITKSDVFGQILPQLGKDWTHQGIAKLYHSVHENGYKFLYCSARAIGMADMTRGYLHWVNDRGTLLPQGPLMLSPSSLFSAFHREVIEKKPEKFKIECLTDIKNLFFPNKHPFYAAFGNRDSDVFAYKQVGVPVCRIFTVNPRGELILEQAKGNKTSYSRLSELVEHVFPLRSSEHSATFSCPEFSSFCYWRQPIGELRLEELL